In one window of Mucilaginibacter auburnensis DNA:
- a CDS encoding dihydrolipoamide acetyltransferase family protein — protein sequence MAEVVKMPKMSDTMTEGVLAKWHKKVGDKVKSGDVLAEIETDKATMDFESYQDGTLLYIGMEEGQAAPVDAVIAVIGKEGEDYKALLSEGGNSAPAETKEEKPAAQADKAPAATPAPAAKVDLSTIPATVIRMPALSDTMTEGVINKWNFKVGDKVKSDDSLADVETDKATMEVVGYEAGTLLYIGPKEGEAAPVNGIIAIVGKEGTDITPLLQDTGDAPAAEAKPVEGGEAKEAATAGQSEETSADDSDDSRVKASPLARKMAKDKGINLNEVKGSAEGGRIVKKDIEDYKPGAAPAKAASAEGKPAAEGAPAKEAKAPITLPTFTGEEKFTERPVTQMRKAISRRLSESLFTAPHFYVTMAIDMDQAIEARNKINAVAPVKISFNDFVVKACAVALKQHPAINSSFQGDKIRTNEHVNIGVAVAVDEGLLVPVIKFADGKSLTHISLEVKDLAGKSKNKKLQPAEMEGSTFTISNLGMFGVDEFTAIINTPNACILAVSGIQAVPVVKNGAVVPGNVMKVTLSSDHRVVDGALAAAFLQTLKSLLEEPVRLLI from the coding sequence ATGGCCGAAGTAGTTAAAATGCCGAAAATGAGCGACACCATGACAGAAGGTGTTTTAGCAAAATGGCATAAAAAAGTTGGCGATAAGGTAAAATCGGGCGATGTGTTGGCCGAGATAGAAACTGACAAAGCCACTATGGATTTTGAATCATACCAGGATGGTACCCTTTTATACATTGGTATGGAAGAGGGGCAAGCCGCACCTGTTGATGCTGTTATTGCCGTAATTGGTAAAGAAGGCGAAGATTATAAAGCTTTACTTTCTGAAGGTGGCAATAGCGCTCCGGCAGAAACTAAAGAAGAAAAACCTGCTGCACAAGCAGACAAAGCTCCGGCTGCCACTCCTGCACCGGCCGCCAAGGTTGATCTTTCAACCATACCTGCCACTGTTATACGTATGCCCGCTTTGAGCGATACCATGACAGAGGGCGTTATTAATAAATGGAACTTTAAAGTTGGAGATAAGGTGAAATCTGACGACTCTTTAGCTGACGTTGAAACCGATAAGGCTACAATGGAGGTTGTTGGTTACGAAGCTGGTACCTTATTATATATTGGCCCTAAAGAAGGTGAAGCTGCCCCTGTTAACGGCATTATTGCTATTGTAGGTAAAGAAGGTACTGATATTACCCCTCTGTTACAAGATACAGGCGACGCTCCTGCCGCTGAAGCCAAACCTGTTGAAGGTGGCGAAGCTAAAGAGGCTGCTACAGCCGGTCAATCCGAAGAAACTTCTGCAGATGACAGCGACGACAGCCGCGTAAAAGCTTCTCCATTGGCCCGCAAAATGGCTAAAGACAAAGGTATCAACCTGAACGAGGTTAAAGGATCTGCAGAAGGTGGCCGTATTGTTAAAAAGGATATAGAAGATTACAAACCGGGTGCAGCCCCTGCTAAAGCAGCATCTGCAGAAGGTAAACCAGCTGCGGAAGGCGCACCGGCTAAAGAAGCGAAAGCGCCGATCACCCTGCCAACCTTTACCGGCGAAGAGAAATTTACCGAGCGCCCTGTTACACAAATGCGTAAGGCTATTAGCCGCCGCTTAAGCGAAAGCTTGTTTACCGCGCCGCATTTCTATGTAACCATGGCTATTGACATGGATCAGGCTATTGAAGCGCGTAACAAAATCAACGCTGTTGCTCCTGTTAAAATATCATTTAATGATTTTGTGGTTAAAGCTTGCGCTGTTGCCTTAAAACAACACCCTGCTATTAACTCATCATTCCAGGGCGATAAGATCCGTACTAACGAGCACGTAAACATTGGCGTTGCTGTAGCTGTTGACGAAGGCTTACTGGTTCCGGTTATTAAATTTGCTGATGGAAAATCATTAACCCATATTTCATTAGAGGTTAAGGATCTGGCCGGTAAATCAAAAAATAAAAAATTGCAGCCTGCCGAAATGGAAGGTTCAACTTTTACCATATCTAACTTAGGTATGTTTGGCGTTGACGAGTTTACTGCTATCATTAATACACCAAATGCTTGTATCTTAGCTGTTAGCGGTATCCAGGCTGTTCCGGTTGTTAAAAATGGCGCGGTTGTTCCGGGTAACGTAATGAAGGTTACTTTAAGCAGTGACCACCGTGTTGTTGACGGCGCATTGGCTGCCGCATTCCTTCAAACACTGAAATCATTGTTAGAAGAGCCGGTGAGACTGCTTATATAA
- the pdhA gene encoding pyruvate dehydrogenase (acetyl-transferring) E1 component subunit alpha, whose protein sequence is MSSIEITKDTYLMWYEAMLLMRRFEEKAGQLYGQQKIRGFCHLYIGQEAVLAGAMSVLKKGDSMITAYRDHAHALAQGISSNAIMAELYGKATGCSKGKGGSMHMFSKEHHFYGGHGIVGGQIPLGAGIAFAEKFKGTDFVNVCYMGDGAVRQGALNETFNMAALWKLPVIFICENNGYAMGTSVQRTTIQTDIYKLGLPYGIPSSAVDGMDPVAVHNAMDEAAQRARSGEGPTFLEMRTYRYKGHSMSDPQKYRTKEELESYKAKDPIEAVRAAIEKNGYADEKWFEEMDAKIKAEVDESVKFAEESPWPEASELYTDVYVQKDYPYIRD, encoded by the coding sequence ATGAGTTCAATCGAAATAACTAAAGACACCTATCTGATGTGGTACGAAGCTATGCTGTTAATGCGTAGGTTCGAAGAGAAAGCAGGACAACTTTATGGTCAGCAAAAAATCAGAGGCTTTTGCCATTTATATATAGGTCAGGAAGCTGTATTAGCAGGCGCCATGTCTGTATTGAAAAAAGGCGATAGTATGATCACTGCATACCGCGATCACGCGCATGCACTTGCTCAGGGCATAAGCTCAAACGCTATAATGGCCGAACTTTATGGTAAAGCAACCGGATGCTCAAAAGGCAAAGGCGGCTCTATGCACATGTTCAGTAAAGAGCACCATTTTTACGGCGGTCATGGTATAGTAGGCGGTCAAATTCCGTTGGGTGCAGGTATTGCATTTGCAGAAAAGTTTAAAGGAACTGATTTTGTAAACGTTTGCTACATGGGCGATGGTGCAGTGCGTCAGGGTGCTTTGAACGAAACATTTAACATGGCGGCTCTTTGGAAACTGCCTGTTATATTTATTTGCGAGAACAATGGTTATGCTATGGGTACTTCGGTACAGCGTACTACCATACAAACCGATATTTATAAATTAGGTTTACCTTATGGTATCCCATCGTCAGCGGTTGACGGTATGGACCCGGTAGCTGTTCATAACGCTATGGACGAAGCCGCTCAGCGCGCACGCTCAGGCGAAGGCCCAACCTTCCTTGAAATGCGTACTTACCGTTACAAAGGTCACTCCATGTCTGATCCTCAGAAATATCGCACTAAAGAAGAGTTGGAAAGCTACAAAGCTAAAGACCCTATAGAGGCGGTAAGAGCAGCCATTGAAAAAAATGGTTATGCCGACGAGAAATGGTTTGAAGAAATGGATGCTAAAATAAAAGCTGAGGTAGATGAGTCTGTTAAGTTTGCAGAAGAATCACCATGGCCTGAAGCATCAGAGCTTTATACAGATGTTTACGTACAAAAAGACTATCCATACATCAGAGACTAA
- a CDS encoding C40 family peptidase, whose product MKKTILAIALFFSVLAAQAQTKTVPAQATEAPEEQESLAKDYLSQIMGVALNATSNMKLFSFVYDWIGTPYRFGGGTKKGIDCSGFTKQLYEKVFNLDIKRNSRDIFSMVSPVKKTDLKEGDLVFFKIHSRSISHVGIYLGNNRFAHASSRGVAVSSLDDNYYSRYFYKGGRLLASFKKELEITEDQAQ is encoded by the coding sequence ATGAAGAAAACAATACTGGCAATAGCCCTATTTTTCAGCGTTTTAGCCGCTCAGGCGCAAACAAAAACCGTTCCAGCTCAGGCAACTGAAGCTCCTGAAGAGCAGGAGAGTTTAGCAAAAGATTATCTGTCGCAAATTATGGGTGTAGCGTTAAACGCCACATCTAATATGAAACTTTTTAGTTTTGTTTATGACTGGATAGGTACCCCCTATCGTTTTGGTGGCGGTACCAAAAAAGGAATTGATTGCTCTGGCTTCACCAAACAATTGTACGAGAAAGTTTTCAACCTGGATATAAAACGTAATTCACGCGATATTTTCAGCATGGTTAGCCCGGTGAAAAAAACAGACCTAAAAGAAGGCGATCTGGTTTTCTTTAAAATACACAGCCGCAGTATTTCGCACGTTGGTATTTATTTAGGTAATAACCGCTTTGCACACGCTTCGTCAAGGGGTGTTGCTGTTAGCAGTTTGGACGACAACTATTACAGCCGCTATTTTTACAAAGGTGGCAGATTATTAGCTTCCTTTAAAAAAGAATTGGAAATAACGGAAGACCAGGCCCAATAA
- a CDS encoding CapA family protein: MIRSPKTFVAFISLLCCLFGCDSDQQQERKSDKKITQPTQPTPATKKPIISDVITIAAVGDIMLGTSYPNNSTLPPDGAVNSFQYVRKHLQNADLTFGNLEGTLLDGGQPAAYKLHLKSKAYLFRMPTSYGSVLKDAGFDIISIANNHIGDFGEKGRESTVKTLDNSGIRYAGLLEYPTTEFTIKGVKYGFCAFAPNSNTVPLLDIKGAGQIIANLKQRCDVVIVSFHGGAEGVQFEHVAKASESYFGERRGDLRAFAHNAIDSGADVILGHGPHVSRAMEIYKNRLIAYSLGNFCTYRSVSIAGVTGIAPLLKVNINRKGEFLSGNIISVKQSREKRVEPDTAHRAAKRIKMLSATDFPDNSLDISPTGVLSKADQN; this comes from the coding sequence ATGATACGTTCCCCTAAAACCTTTGTTGCTTTCATCTCACTCTTATGTTGTCTGTTCGGTTGCGATTCAGATCAACAGCAGGAGCGGAAATCTGATAAAAAGATTACGCAACCCACACAACCTACGCCTGCAACTAAAAAGCCAATAATATCTGATGTAATAACAATTGCGGCCGTTGGTGATATAATGTTGGGTACCTCCTATCCTAATAACAGCACTTTGCCTCCAGATGGCGCTGTAAACAGCTTTCAATATGTAAGGAAGCATTTGCAAAATGCCGACCTGACATTTGGCAATCTGGAAGGTACACTATTAGATGGCGGACAGCCGGCAGCTTACAAACTGCACTTAAAAAGTAAGGCTTACCTGTTCAGGATGCCTACCAGTTACGGAAGTGTTTTGAAAGACGCAGGCTTTGATATAATAAGCATTGCCAATAATCACATAGGTGATTTTGGCGAGAAAGGCCGCGAGAGCACGGTAAAAACGTTAGACAATTCAGGAATACGCTACGCCGGGTTACTGGAATATCCAACTACCGAGTTTACTATAAAAGGCGTTAAATATGGTTTCTGCGCTTTCGCGCCAAACAGCAACACTGTTCCACTGCTTGATATAAAAGGCGCAGGACAGATCATTGCCAATTTAAAGCAACGCTGCGATGTGGTGATTGTATCGTTTCACGGAGGAGCAGAGGGTGTGCAATTTGAACACGTAGCAAAGGCGTCTGAATCTTATTTTGGCGAACGCCGCGGTGATCTTCGTGCCTTTGCACATAATGCCATTGATAGTGGTGCAGATGTTATTTTAGGTCACGGACCGCATGTCAGCCGCGCTATGGAGATCTACAAAAACCGGTTAATAGCTTATAGTCTGGGAAATTTCTGCACCTACCGCTCGGTGAGTATTGCAGGGGTTACCGGCATAGCGCCGCTGCTAAAAGTAAACATAAACCGCAAAGGAGAATTTTTAAGCGGCAACATTATCTCGGTTAAACAAAGCCGCGAAAAACGAGTAGAACCGGATACTGCACATAGGGCAGCGAAACGTATAAAGATGCTCTCTGCAACTGATTTCCCTGATAATTCGCTCGATATTTCTCCAACAGGTGTGTTAAGCAAGGCTGACCAAAATTAG
- a CDS encoding response regulator transcription factor has protein sequence MKKILLVEDDPNLGLLIQDYLQLKGKFDVVLCTDGEEGLRAFTKQGYDLLILDVMMPKKDGFTLGKDIRKLNEHVPIIFATAKGMIEDKTQAYSLGGDDYITKPFRIEELLLRVNALLKRAENSDKKDEKQQSTFKIGTYEFDYAAQLITINGQQQKLSTKEAELLRLLCLKQNEVLTREEALLNIWHDDNYFNGRSMDVFLSKIRKYLKDDPSVEIINVHGRGYKLLVNQ, from the coding sequence ATGAAAAAAATATTACTGGTTGAAGATGACCCCAACCTTGGTTTGCTTATTCAGGATTACCTGCAGCTAAAGGGCAAGTTTGATGTTGTTTTATGTACCGATGGGGAAGAAGGCCTGCGTGCTTTTACAAAACAGGGTTATGACCTGCTTATTCTGGATGTGATGATGCCTAAAAAAGATGGGTTTACCTTGGGTAAAGACATTCGCAAGTTGAATGAGCATGTTCCTATTATTTTTGCTACTGCCAAAGGCATGATAGAGGATAAAACACAGGCGTATAGTTTGGGAGGAGATGATTATATAACCAAGCCTTTTCGCATTGAAGAGTTACTGTTGCGCGTGAATGCTTTATTAAAACGTGCTGAAAACTCAGATAAGAAAGATGAAAAGCAGCAATCAACCTTTAAGATAGGGACATACGAATTTGATTACGCTGCACAACTGATCACCATAAATGGGCAGCAGCAAAAGCTATCAACCAAAGAGGCGGAACTGCTGCGCCTGCTTTGCCTTAAACAAAATGAGGTGCTCACCCGCGAAGAGGCCCTGCTCAACATTTGGCATGATGATAACTACTTTAACGGCCGCAGCATGGATGTGTTTTTAAGCAAGATACGTAAATACCTGAAGGATGATCCATCGGTCGAGATCATCAATGTACACGGTAGAGGGTATAAGTTACTGGTAAATCAGTAA